In a single window of the Ciconia boyciana chromosome 7, ASM3463844v1, whole genome shotgun sequence genome:
- the ABL2 gene encoding tyrosine-protein kinase ABL2 isoform X1: MGQQVGRVGEPGAGLQHQPPPQHQQQQQPPRGLRGSSAARPAGRRREAAGRTAEGGFNIFTQHEALQRPYGCDVEPQALNEAIRWSSKENLLGATESDPNLFVALYDFVASGDNTLSITKGEKLRVLGYNQNGEWSEVRSKNGQGWVPSNYITPVNSLEKHSWYHGPVSRSAAEYLLSSLINGSFLVRESESSPGQLSISLRYEGRVYHYRINTTSDGKVYVTAESRFSTLAELVHHHSTVADGLVTTLHYPAPKCNKPTVYGVSPIHDKWEMERTDITMKHKLGGGQYGEVYVGVWKKYNLTVAVKTLKEDTMEVEEFLKEAAVMKEIKHPNLVQLLGVCTLEPPFYIVTEYMPYGNLLDYLRECNREEVSAVVLLYMATQISSAMEYLEKKNFIHRDLAARNCLVGENHVVKVADFGLSRLMTGDTYTAHAGAKFPIKWTAPESLAYNTFSIKSDVWAFGVLLWEIATYGMSPYPGIDLSQVYDLLEKGYRMEQPEGCPPKVYELMRACWKWNPPDRPSFAETHQAFETMFHDSSISEEVAEELGRTASSSSIVPYLPRLPMLPSKTRTLKKQAENKENIEGTQDTVEHSASSSAPGFIRSTQPASGSPALPRKQRDKSPSSLLEDAKETTFTRDRKGGFFSSFMKKRNAPTPPKRSSSFREMENQPHKKYELTGNFSSVASLQHVDGFSFAPTQQDASLAPPKCYGGGFVQRTFYNDDGTGTSSGGGISTGGGWSGITGFFTPRLIKKTLGLRAGKPTGNEEASKPFPRSNSTSSMSSGLPEQDRMAMTLPRNSQRSKIQLERTVSTSSQPDESTGRANDLLPKRFEEGPALTRERPKAKLLPRGATALPFRTPSGSEEKEGPGLAAAPKGKEKNSGPRQGALEDGERPGWSSPVKAAAILPTTHNHKVPVLISPTLKHSPADVQLIGTDSQGNKFKLLSEHQVTSSGDRDRPRRVKPKCAPPPPPVMRLLQQPVACSDAAEELSNVAGAQHGQESSEGSKKAAAPVGGKSGRPVMPPPQVPLSSSSTSPVKMANGTAGAKVALRKTKQAAEKISADKISKEALLECADLLSSAIAEPTPNSQLVDTGHQLLDYCSGYVDCIPHTRNKFAFREAVSKLELSLQELQVSSTAASVPGANPVLNNLLSCVQEISDVVQR; encoded by the exons aGGCTCTGCAACGCCCCTATGGTTGCGATGTTGAACCCCAGGCACTGAATGAAGCCATCAGATGGAGCTCCAAGGAGAACCTGCTTGGAGCCACTGAGAGCGATCCCAATCTCTTTGTTGCACTTTACGATTTTGTAGCAAGTGGTGACAACACGCTCAGCATCACCAAAG GTGAGAAGTTGCGAGTCCTGGGTTACAACCAGAATGGTGAATGGAGTGAGGTACGTTCGAAGAATGGGCAGGGCTGGGTACCAAGCAACTACATCACACCAGTGAACAGCCTGGAAAAGCATTCATGGTACCATGGGCCAGTGTCACGCAGTGCAGCAGAGTATCTGTTGAGCAGTCTCATCAATGGCAGCTTCCTGGTTCGTGAAAGTGagagcagcccagggcagctATCTATCTCGCTCAGGTACGAAGGACGTGTTTACCACTACAGGATCAATACCACCTCAGATGGAAAG GTATATGTGACAGCAGAAAGCCGTTTCAGCACACTAGCAGAGCTAGTGCACCATCACTCAACAGTAGCAGATGGACTGGTGACAACTTTGCATTACCCAGCACCCAAGTGCAATAAGCCCACTGTCTATGGAGTGTCCCCCATCCACGACAAGTGGGAGATGGAGCGGACTGATATCACCATGAAGCATAAACTGGGGGGCGGGCAGTATGGCGAGGTGTACGTTGGTGTCTGGAAGAAATACAATCTCACAGTTGCTGTGAAAACATTAAAG GAAGATACCATGGAGGTGGAAGAGTTCTTGAAAGAAGCTGCTGTGATGAAGGAGATCAAGCACCCAAATCTAGTGCAGTTGTTAG GTGTATGTACCCTGGAGCCACCCTTTTACATTGTAACAGAATACATGCCGTATGGGAACCTGCTAGACTATTTACGGGAATGCAACCGGGAGGAAGTGAGTGCTGTTGTGCTACTCTACATGGCCACCCAGATCTCCTCTGCTATGGAGTACCTGGAGAAGAAGAACTTCATTCACAG gGACCTGGCAGCACGGAACTGCTTAGTTGGAGAAAATCATGTGGTGAAGGTGGCTGACTTTGGCTTAAGTCGACTTATGACTGGAGATACCTACACAGCTCATGCTGGAGCCAAGTTCCCAATCAAATGGACTGCTCCTGAGAGCCTGGCTTATAACACCTTTTCAATCAAATCAGACGTGTGGG ccTTTGGGGTGCTGTTATGGGAAATTGCTACCTACGGGATGTCACCATACCCAGGCATTGACCTCTCTCAGGTGTATGATCTGCTGGAAAAGGGCTATCGGATGGAACAACCTGAGGGGTGCCCTCCAAAGGTTTACGAACTGATGAGGGCAT GCTGGAAGTGGAATCCACCAGACCGACCTTCCTTTGCTGAGACCCACCAGGCTTTTGAAACCATGTTCCACGACTCAAGCATCTCAGAGG aggTAGCAGAGGAGCTTGGAAGAACAGCCTCCTCCTCATCCATAGTTCCTTACTTGCCCCGGTTGCCCATGCTTCCCTCCAAGACTAGAACACTGAAGAAACAGGCAGAGAACAAGGAGAATATTGAAGGAACACAAGATACTGTGGAGCACTCAGCTTCCAGCTCAGCACCAG GTTTTATCAGAAGCACACAGCCAGCAAGTGGGTCTCCTGCACTGCCTCGCAAGCAGAGGGACAAGTCACCCAGCAGCCTGTTGGAGGATGCCAAAGAGACCACTTTCACCAGGGACAGAAAAGGTGGCTTCTTCAGCTCCTTTATGAAGAAGAGGAATGCTCCCACACCTCCCAAGCGCAGCAGTTCCTTCCGGGAGATGGAGAATCAGCCCCATAAGAAATATGAACTGACGGGTAACTTTTCATCTGTTGCTTCCTTGCAGCATGTGGACGGGTTCTCTTTTGCTCCCACGCAGCAGGACGCAAGCCTGGCGCCACCCAAGTGCTATGGTGGGGGCTTTGTGCAGAGGACCTTCTACAATGACGATGGCACTGGTACCAGCAGTGGTGGGGGCATAAGCACTGGTGGCGGGTGGTCGGGCATCACTGGTTTCTTTACACCACGCTTGATTAAAAAGACACTGGGTTTACGAGCAGGAAAACCCACTGGCAATGAAGAAGCTTCAAAGCCTTTTCCAAGGTCAAACTCTACATCTTCCATGTCCTCAGGGCTTCCAGAGCAGGATAGGATGGCGATGACCCTTCCCAGAAATTCCCAGAGGTCAAAAATCCAGCTGGAACGGACAGTGTCCACCTCCTCTCAGCCTGATGAGAGCACGGGGAGGGCCAATGACCTGCTTCCCAAAAGGTTTGAAGAAGGCCCTGCTTTGACCAGAGAGAGaccaaaagcaaaactcttGCCGAGGGGTGCCACAGCACTCCCTTTCCGAACCCCCTCCGgatcagaagaaaaggagggtcCAGGGCTAGCAGCAGCTCCtaagggcaaagaaaaaaacagtggcCCACGGCAAGGGGCCCTTGAGGATGGCGAGAGACCAGGGTGGTCATCTCCAGTAAAGGCTGCAGCAATACTTCCAACCACTCATAACCACAAAGTGCCAGTCCTAATCTCACCCACTCTAAAACACAGTCCAGCAGACGTGCAGCTCATTGGCACAGACTCTCAGGGTAATAAATTTAAGCTCTTATCTGAGCATCAGGTCACTTCTTCTGGCGACAGGGACCGGCCCAGACGGGTAAAACCAAAGTGTGCTCCACCTCCACCACCAGTGATGAGGCTCCTACAACAGCCAGTTGCCTGCTCAGATGCAGCAGAAGAGTTGAGCAACGTGGCAGGAGCGCAGCATGGACAGGAATCAAGCGAAGGGAGTAAGAAGGCAGCAGCACCTGTTGGTGGAAAATCTGGGAGGCCCGTGATGCCTCCACCCCAAGTGCCTCTGTCATCGTCTTCCACCTCCCCAGTGAAAATGGCCAATGGCACGGCTGGTGCAAAAGTAGCGCTAAGAAAGACCAAACAGGCAGCTGAGAAAATCTCTGCAGACAAAATCAGCAAGGAAGCACTGCTGGAGTGCGCAGATCTTCTCTCAAGTGCCATCGCCGAGCCGACACCAAACAGCCAGCTGGTGGACACAGGGCACCAGCTGTTGGATTACTGCTCAGGCTATGTGGACTGCATCCCGCATACACGCAACAAATTTGCCTTCCGGGAGGCCGTGAGCAAACTGGAACTCAGCCTGCAGGAACTGCAGGTGTCCTCAACAGCTGCTAGCGTCCCTGGGGCAAACCCCGTCCTTAATAACTTATTGTCATGTGTCCAAGAAATCAGCGATGTGGTGCAAAGGTAG
- the ABL2 gene encoding tyrosine-protein kinase ABL2 isoform X2 translates to MGQQVGRVGEPGAGLQHQPPPQHQQQQQPPRGLRGSSAARPAGRRREAAGRTAEGGFNIFTQHEALQRPYGCDVEPQALNEAIRWSSKENLLGATESDPNLFVALYDFVASGDNTLSITKGEKLRVLGYNQNGEWSEVRSKNGQGWVPSNYITPVNSLEKHSWYHGPVSRSAAEYLLSSLINGSFLVRESESSPGQLSISLRYEGRVYHYRINTTSDGKVYVTAESRFSTLAELVHHHSTVADGLVTTLHYPAPKCNKPTVYGVSPIHDKWEMERTDITMKHKLGGGQYGEVYVGVWKKYNLTVAVKTLKEDTMEVEEFLKEAAVMKEIKHPNLVQLLGVCTLEPPFYIVTEYMPYGNLLDYLRECNREEVSAVVLLYMATQISSAMEYLEKKNFIHRDLAARNCLVGENHVVKVADFGLSRLMTGDTYTAHAGAKFPIKWTAPESLAYNTFSIKSDVWAFGVLLWEIATYGMSPYPGIDLSQVYDLLEKGYRMEQPEGCPPKVYELMRACWKWNPPDRPSFAETHQAFETMFHDSSISEEVAEELGRTASSSSIVPYLPRLPMLPSKTRTLKKQAENKENIEGTQDTVEHSASSSAPGFIRSTQPASGSPALPRKQRDKSPSSLLEDAKETTFTRDRKGGFFSSFMKKRNAPTPPKRSSSFREMENQPHKKYELTGLPEQDRMAMTLPRNSQRSKIQLERTVSTSSQPDESTGRANDLLPKRFEEGPALTRERPKAKLLPRGATALPFRTPSGSEEKEGPGLAAAPKGKEKNSGPRQGALEDGERPGWSSPVKAAAILPTTHNHKVPVLISPTLKHSPADVQLIGTDSQGNKFKLLSEHQVTSSGDRDRPRRVKPKCAPPPPPVMRLLQQPVACSDAAEELSNVAGAQHGQESSEGSKKAAAPVGGKSGRPVMPPPQVPLSSSSTSPVKMANGTAGAKVALRKTKQAAEKISADKISKEALLECADLLSSAIAEPTPNSQLVDTGHQLLDYCSGYVDCIPHTRNKFAFREAVSKLELSLQELQVSSTAASVPGANPVLNNLLSCVQEISDVVQR, encoded by the exons aGGCTCTGCAACGCCCCTATGGTTGCGATGTTGAACCCCAGGCACTGAATGAAGCCATCAGATGGAGCTCCAAGGAGAACCTGCTTGGAGCCACTGAGAGCGATCCCAATCTCTTTGTTGCACTTTACGATTTTGTAGCAAGTGGTGACAACACGCTCAGCATCACCAAAG GTGAGAAGTTGCGAGTCCTGGGTTACAACCAGAATGGTGAATGGAGTGAGGTACGTTCGAAGAATGGGCAGGGCTGGGTACCAAGCAACTACATCACACCAGTGAACAGCCTGGAAAAGCATTCATGGTACCATGGGCCAGTGTCACGCAGTGCAGCAGAGTATCTGTTGAGCAGTCTCATCAATGGCAGCTTCCTGGTTCGTGAAAGTGagagcagcccagggcagctATCTATCTCGCTCAGGTACGAAGGACGTGTTTACCACTACAGGATCAATACCACCTCAGATGGAAAG GTATATGTGACAGCAGAAAGCCGTTTCAGCACACTAGCAGAGCTAGTGCACCATCACTCAACAGTAGCAGATGGACTGGTGACAACTTTGCATTACCCAGCACCCAAGTGCAATAAGCCCACTGTCTATGGAGTGTCCCCCATCCACGACAAGTGGGAGATGGAGCGGACTGATATCACCATGAAGCATAAACTGGGGGGCGGGCAGTATGGCGAGGTGTACGTTGGTGTCTGGAAGAAATACAATCTCACAGTTGCTGTGAAAACATTAAAG GAAGATACCATGGAGGTGGAAGAGTTCTTGAAAGAAGCTGCTGTGATGAAGGAGATCAAGCACCCAAATCTAGTGCAGTTGTTAG GTGTATGTACCCTGGAGCCACCCTTTTACATTGTAACAGAATACATGCCGTATGGGAACCTGCTAGACTATTTACGGGAATGCAACCGGGAGGAAGTGAGTGCTGTTGTGCTACTCTACATGGCCACCCAGATCTCCTCTGCTATGGAGTACCTGGAGAAGAAGAACTTCATTCACAG gGACCTGGCAGCACGGAACTGCTTAGTTGGAGAAAATCATGTGGTGAAGGTGGCTGACTTTGGCTTAAGTCGACTTATGACTGGAGATACCTACACAGCTCATGCTGGAGCCAAGTTCCCAATCAAATGGACTGCTCCTGAGAGCCTGGCTTATAACACCTTTTCAATCAAATCAGACGTGTGGG ccTTTGGGGTGCTGTTATGGGAAATTGCTACCTACGGGATGTCACCATACCCAGGCATTGACCTCTCTCAGGTGTATGATCTGCTGGAAAAGGGCTATCGGATGGAACAACCTGAGGGGTGCCCTCCAAAGGTTTACGAACTGATGAGGGCAT GCTGGAAGTGGAATCCACCAGACCGACCTTCCTTTGCTGAGACCCACCAGGCTTTTGAAACCATGTTCCACGACTCAAGCATCTCAGAGG aggTAGCAGAGGAGCTTGGAAGAACAGCCTCCTCCTCATCCATAGTTCCTTACTTGCCCCGGTTGCCCATGCTTCCCTCCAAGACTAGAACACTGAAGAAACAGGCAGAGAACAAGGAGAATATTGAAGGAACACAAGATACTGTGGAGCACTCAGCTTCCAGCTCAGCACCAG GTTTTATCAGAAGCACACAGCCAGCAAGTGGGTCTCCTGCACTGCCTCGCAAGCAGAGGGACAAGTCACCCAGCAGCCTGTTGGAGGATGCCAAAGAGACCACTTTCACCAGGGACAGAAAAGGTGGCTTCTTCAGCTCCTTTATGAAGAAGAGGAATGCTCCCACACCTCCCAAGCGCAGCAGTTCCTTCCGGGAGATGGAGAATCAGCCCCATAAGAAATATGAACTGACGG GGCTTCCAGAGCAGGATAGGATGGCGATGACCCTTCCCAGAAATTCCCAGAGGTCAAAAATCCAGCTGGAACGGACAGTGTCCACCTCCTCTCAGCCTGATGAGAGCACGGGGAGGGCCAATGACCTGCTTCCCAAAAGGTTTGAAGAAGGCCCTGCTTTGACCAGAGAGAGaccaaaagcaaaactcttGCCGAGGGGTGCCACAGCACTCCCTTTCCGAACCCCCTCCGgatcagaagaaaaggagggtcCAGGGCTAGCAGCAGCTCCtaagggcaaagaaaaaaacagtggcCCACGGCAAGGGGCCCTTGAGGATGGCGAGAGACCAGGGTGGTCATCTCCAGTAAAGGCTGCAGCAATACTTCCAACCACTCATAACCACAAAGTGCCAGTCCTAATCTCACCCACTCTAAAACACAGTCCAGCAGACGTGCAGCTCATTGGCACAGACTCTCAGGGTAATAAATTTAAGCTCTTATCTGAGCATCAGGTCACTTCTTCTGGCGACAGGGACCGGCCCAGACGGGTAAAACCAAAGTGTGCTCCACCTCCACCACCAGTGATGAGGCTCCTACAACAGCCAGTTGCCTGCTCAGATGCAGCAGAAGAGTTGAGCAACGTGGCAGGAGCGCAGCATGGACAGGAATCAAGCGAAGGGAGTAAGAAGGCAGCAGCACCTGTTGGTGGAAAATCTGGGAGGCCCGTGATGCCTCCACCCCAAGTGCCTCTGTCATCGTCTTCCACCTCCCCAGTGAAAATGGCCAATGGCACGGCTGGTGCAAAAGTAGCGCTAAGAAAGACCAAACAGGCAGCTGAGAAAATCTCTGCAGACAAAATCAGCAAGGAAGCACTGCTGGAGTGCGCAGATCTTCTCTCAAGTGCCATCGCCGAGCCGACACCAAACAGCCAGCTGGTGGACACAGGGCACCAGCTGTTGGATTACTGCTCAGGCTATGTGGACTGCATCCCGCATACACGCAACAAATTTGCCTTCCGGGAGGCCGTGAGCAAACTGGAACTCAGCCTGCAGGAACTGCAGGTGTCCTCAACAGCTGCTAGCGTCCCTGGGGCAAACCCCGTCCTTAATAACTTATTGTCATGTGTCCAAGAAATCAGCGATGTGGTGCAAAGGTAG